The window GGTGAGCCGGCCGATCGTCATGGCGAGCGCGAAACAGGTGTATCCCGCCGCGGCGACCCCAGGACGGGCGCCCAGGTCCTGCTCCAGGTGCAGCGCGCCCCAGTCGGCCAGGGCGCCTTCGCCGTACGCCGTGCAGAGGGCGATCAGGCCGAAGACGACGACCAGCCGGCGGGTCCGGGTGCCGGGCTTCCGCGGCACCCGGACCTCGCGCCCCAGGCGTCCCCCGGGCTCGTCGGTGGCCGCCGGTTCCGGGGTCCCGCACCGCAGCAGGGCGCGTCCGGCGAGGGCGGTCACCAGCAGGCCGATCACTGTCAGACCCAGCAGGTGCCGTGCGGGGGACAGGGAGCCCGCGACCAGTCCGCCGAGCCCGGCGCCGACCATGCCGCCCAGGCTGAACGCGGCGTGGAAACTCGGCATGATCGGGCGCCGCAGTACGGCCACGAGGTCGACCGCGGCGCTGTTGAAGGCCACGTTGATCCCGCCGTACGCGGCGCCGAAGACCAGCAGCACGGCGCCGAGGGCGAGGGCGGAGTGGGTGAGCGGGGGCAGCGCGACGCTCAGGGACAGGAGGACGCCGCAAACGACGGTCACGCGATGGCTGCCGTAACGGTCGCACAGCCGTCCCGTGAGCATCATCGTGACGACGGCTCCGGCGGACACGCCGAGCAGCGCGAGACCCAGCGCACTGGCGGACGCGCCGGTCTGTTCCTTGATGGCGGGGATGCGTACGACCCAGCCCGCGAAGACGAAGCCGTCGAGGGCGAAGAAGACGGTCAGGGCGACGCGAAGGCGGGTGAGGTCGCTGCTGCGGCGGCCCGGCACGGCGTTGTGCTTACGGGTTTTGTTTATTCGCGGCACAAAAGGAGGCTAAGTCGACGCGGCGACGGAGAGCAAGGCGTTCACCGATCATCCCTGGACTTCGGTCGATCGGGAACTCTCTCGTCGCTGCCAAGAACAGTTCAACGCTCGCTCATGATTCGCCAACGCTTGGTCATGACTTGTCAACGCTTCCCCATGATTCAGTAAGCCCACGCCAGGAGCGGCCGGTCGGACGTACGTTCCCGTCCGTGATCTCTGACCCAACACCCCACACAGCCGCCCGCGCTCAGCGGACGGCATCCGTCGCCCGGACGTCCGGTGCGACGATCCCTGCCCGGCGTTCCCTCCTGCGCGCCGCGCTCGCCGGAACCACGGCACTCGGCGCGGGCCTGGCCATGGGCGCCGAACCCGCGGCCGCGGCACCCGCCGCTGCCGCACGCAAGCGGCCCGCCAACGCCGAGGAGGCACTGCGGGAGCTGGAGGCGGGCAACCGCCGCTGGCGCACCTTCCGTGAACGGCACCCCGACGAGTCTCCGGCCGTCCGGCAGACGCTGACGACCAGTCAGCATCCCTTCGCCCTCGTTCTCGGCTGCATCGACTCCCGGGTACCTCCGGAGCTGGTCTTCGACCAGGGCCTCGGCGACCTGATGACCATACGCAGCGCGGGCCAGGTCCTCGACGAAGCCGTACTCGGCAGCCTCGCGTACGGCGTGCTCGAACTCCAGATCCCGCTGCTCGTGGTGCTCGGCCACCAGTCGTGCGGGGCCGTGAAGGCCACCGTCGAGGCCGACGAGTCGGGTAAGAAACTGCCCAACCACATCCAGTACTTGGCCGACCAGATCAGCCCGGCCATCGATCGCGCCAAAGAGGGAGCCGCGCGCATCGACGCGACGATCGACGCCAACATACGGTCCGTCCGCGCACGGCTCGCGGCGGACCCCGACCTCGCCGCCAAGGTGAAGACCGGTGAACTCGCCATCGTCGGAGCCCGCTACGAGCTGACCACCCAGCGCGTGCACGGCATCAGCTGAGGTCCGGACGGTTCGGACACGTGAAAGGCGACCGCGGTGGACACCACCACCGCGGTCGCCTTTCACGCTCTCCCGGGAGCGGCGGCGGTTCAGGCCTTCACGCGGCCCCGCGTCACGAGCTTCCTGATCAGGGGCCAGATCAGCAGCAGTACCGTCACCGCGTACACGGTCACCGCGAACGGCGTGTTGACCAGTCCCGTGACGCTGCCGTCGCTGATCTGCAGGGCGCGCCGCAGTTGCTGTTCGGCGTTAGGGCCGAGGATGACGCCGATGACGGCGGGCAGCACCGGCAGGCCGTACCGCCGCATGCCGAACCCGATCAGGCCGATGATCAGGAGGATCACCAGGTCGATGACCTCGCCGCCGACCGCGTAGGCGCCGACCGCCGCGAAGAACAGGATGCCCGCGTACAGGTACGGCCGGGGGATGCGCAGCAGCTTCGCCCACACCGGAGCCAGCGGCAGGTTGAGCGCGAGCAGCAGCACCATGCCCACGAAGAGCGAGGCGATCAGGCCCCACACCAGCTCGGGCTCGCGTTCGAAGAGGAGCGGGCCCGGCTGGATGCCGTACTGCTGGAAGGCCGCCAGCATGACGGCCGCGACCGCTGTCGTCGGCAGACCCAGGGTCAGCATGGACACCAGGGTCCCCGCCGCGGAGGCGGACGCCGCCGACTCCGGTCCCGCCACGCCCTCGATCGCGCCCTTGCCCCAGTCGTCCGGGTGTTTCGACAGGCGCTTCTCCGTCGCGTACGACAGGAAGGTGGGGATCTCCGCGCCGCCCGCCGGGATCGCGCCGAACGGGAAACCGATGAACGGCCCGCGCAGCCACGACTTCCAGGTCCGCTTCACATCGTCACGGCCCAGCCAGGGCCGGCCCACCGGGATCGGTTCGCCGGGACTGCGCCGCAGGTGCGCCGCCACCCACAGGGCCTCGCCGATCGCGAACAGGCCCACCGCCACGATCACCACGTCGATGCCGTCGGCGAGTTGGAGTGAGCCGAAGGTGAGCCGCTGCTGACCGGTCATCTGGTCCAGGCCGACCAGGCCGAGGGTCAGGCCGATGAGCAGGGACGCGAGTCCTCGGATCCGCGACGAGCCCAGCACCGACGTGACCGCGATGAACGCCAGCACCATGATGGCGAAGTAGTCCGGCGCACCGATGTCCACCGCCAGTTCGGCGACCGTCGGGGCGAGCGCGACCAGCAGGACCGTGCCGATCAGACCGCCCGCGAAGTGGCCGATGGCGGCGGCCGCGAGCGCCTGCGCGCCGCGGCCCGACTTGGCCATGGGGTTGCCTTCCATGGCCGCGACCACGGCAGCGCTCTCGCCGGGCGTGTTCAGCAGGATCGAGGTG of the Streptomyces aurantiacus genome contains:
- a CDS encoding tripartite tricarboxylate transporter permease, with translation MNALNSLMDGFGTALTPVNLLWAALGVLLGTAIGVLPGIGPAMAVALLLPVTYGLEPIGAFIMFAGIYYGAMFGGSTTSILLNTPGESAAVVAAMEGNPMAKSGRGAQALAAAAIGHFAGGLIGTVLLVALAPTVAELAVDIGAPDYFAIMVLAFIAVTSVLGSSRIRGLASLLIGLTLGLVGLDQMTGQQRLTFGSLQLADGIDVVIVAVGLFAIGEALWVAAHLRRSPGEPIPVGRPWLGRDDVKRTWKSWLRGPFIGFPFGAIPAGGAEIPTFLSYATEKRLSKHPDDWGKGAIEGVAGPESAASASAAGTLVSMLTLGLPTTAVAAVMLAAFQQYGIQPGPLLFEREPELVWGLIASLFVGMVLLLALNLPLAPVWAKLLRIPRPYLYAGILFFAAVGAYAVGGEVIDLVILLIIGLIGFGMRRYGLPVLPAVIGVILGPNAEQQLRRALQISDGSVTGLVNTPFAVTVYAVTVLLLIWPLIRKLVTRGRVKA
- a CDS encoding carbonic anhydrase translates to MISDPTPHTAARAQRTASVARTSGATIPARRSLLRAALAGTTALGAGLAMGAEPAAAAPAAAARKRPANAEEALRELEAGNRRWRTFRERHPDESPAVRQTLTTSQHPFALVLGCIDSRVPPELVFDQGLGDLMTIRSAGQVLDEAVLGSLAYGVLELQIPLLVVLGHQSCGAVKATVEADESGKKLPNHIQYLADQISPAIDRAKEGAARIDATIDANIRSVRARLAADPDLAAKVKTGELAIVGARYELTTQRVHGIS